From the genome of Candidatus Roizmanbacteria bacterium CG_4_9_14_0_2_um_filter_38_17:
GATCTCTCTGCTGCCCAAATCGCGCTTTCCCATAATGGAAATGTTATTGGTGTCCTAAGTAGCAGCCTTTCTCACCTCAAAAATCATAAATTTGCCCCATTGATAAATGATGCGCTCGCCCAAAATAGTGGGCTTATTCTTAGCGAGTATGGCAAAGATTATCCCCCCACCAAGTGGAAATTTGCTCAGCGAAATCGCCTCATCGCCGCCTTAGGCCAGAAGCTCCTGGTGACTGAGGCTGGTGAGAAGTCCGGTACACTGCATACCACCACTATCACCCGCAAGCTTAAACATCAAATCTTTGCCGTTCCTGGTAATATCTATAGCAATAATAGCGTTGGAACAAATAACCTGCTTAAACAGGGTGCGTTGCCTGTTACATCGAGCCTAGACATTTTAAATCACTATGGTAAGTCTGCTAATAAAACTTCGTCAAAAACTCTAAATCCATCAGTTGCTCAAATCAATCTGCTTAAGCATCTGTCTAATGAGATAGATACTAATAGACTTGCTCGTGTAAGTAGTATTCCGATTTATAAGCTTCTTCCACTCCTGACTACCATGGAGCTTGCCGGCTTAGTTAAAAAACTGGGTGATAGATGGGTCCGTGCTTGAGAATATCGAGAAGCGGGTTCTCGAAGCTGGCATTATGGGTTTGTTGTTCCTGCTACTTGACCTAGGGTAGATATTTCTGCCTTAAGTTCGTATGCCAGCATGCTTCTGCCTTGATTAATTCCTATTGCAACGCCAACTAAGAGTATAAGGATCAGCCCGGCTAGGAGTAACCCGGCAAATCCACTGCCTAAAAGCTGAACTTGACCGCTAGTATTTGGGGTATCATTTATAACTTCAGCGCCCTTAAAATGCAGGATGAAATTTGTGAAATTAGCCAAGGCTACCTGCCGGCGGCGGATAGTGGAGGGAGATAAGTCACCTTGTTTAAGGTAGTGCTCATAAGATCTATGTGAGGATGGGTTTAGGTAGTCAACAATATTGTCATCAACTGCAGTTGGCGTTAACCCTTCAGAATCAAGTAAGAAATTGTAGTATTGACGAATATCTGAGACATAATTGCGGATAGTAGTTTTGGATACATTTTGTTCTCTAAGGTGGTTTCGATATTTATTGAGTAAGTTCATGTTTAGCTTGTGTTACACGATTGTTACACACTTGTTACAACTTAGTCAAGCAAACAAAGAGTTCCAGTCTTCCCAGAAGCTGGTAAGGCCTTTGTCTGTGAGTTCGTGCTTGAGGTCATATTCTTTCCAGTCTTTGCCAAGAGTGACTAGTTCATCATAGGCAATGGGTTTTAATCCAGCTGTGTCTGCTAAGAAGTCTGGGTCTGGAAGCTCAAAGCCAAGATCAGCCCAGGGTTTGAAGGCTTTATCGAAGGGAATGGTAATAATATCTGTGCCTGCTGCAATGGCATCTTTGATCTGGGTGACAGTTCGGACGCTGGCAGTTAAAACCTGGACGTGACCATCTCCCGTTTCAAAAAGCCTCACCATGTTGCGGACAGTGTCCATACCAACCTCACCTTTATCATAGAGTCTTCCTACAAATGGAGAGATAAAAACAGGGTATGCGCTAGCTTTGGTGGCCTCATATACCCCAGCGGCTTGGTCTTGAGAAAAGACAAGAGTGATGTTTAATGGCATAAGCAAGCAAAGCTCTTCGGCAGCTTTTAAGCCTGCACCCGTGCAGGGTAGTTTAATACTAGCGTTAGGGATCCAGCTAATGCGCTCTTTTGCCTGCTGAACCATTTCGGTAGACGAAGTCTCGGCATTAGCAAAAACCTGGATTGAGACAGATCCCTGGGGGATGATCGAGCTCATTTCTTGAACTGTATCACGGTAGGCTGATTCAGCAGCCTGGGGCGTGATGTTACCACTTGACTTTGCAAGTAGGGTCTTTGCAATAAGCGAAGGGTTTGTTGTTTGGCCGTCGAGCCAGCCCCCAAGCATCTCTTTTGCCTTGCGTGTTTCGCCAGGGTCTCCCCCATCGATAAAGATCTTGGTTTTTAGTGTTCTTTTGTCCAACATTTTAGTATACTTATATAAGATAACGTATATGCTAAGAAAAAACAAGCTAGGTTTTACTTTAATTGAGCTATTGGTGGTTATATCCATTATGGGGTTGCTATCAGCTGTGGGACTTACCATCTTTAAAACCTCGATTAAAAAAGGAAAAATTGCACAAGCCGTGTCTAATGCCAAGGATTTACAACAAGCTACTAATCTTTATTTAACTATCACAGGTTTCTATCCACCAGATTTAGGTCGAGGCTGGGACCCAGGGTATATGCAGTTAATACCTACTAATCCTGATGATGGAAGCACTAACGTTGCAGTTTTAAATGCCGCTGTCCCTTTAGATGCGCAGGCAAAATGGGACGGACCTTATTTAACCGAGTGGCCAAAGCTTACTCCGTGGGGGGGCAAATATGACTATAACTACTGGCCAGTTGGGGCTAGTCGCTATGGTTGCACAGTTCCTGCTGGGGTGTACATGGGTATTCAAGGTGATTACAGCAATAATAATACCGTTCCGCTAGAAGAAGAACAGCAGATGATAGACATGGGCTTGGATCAAGATGGCTGTTTAAATGGTGAAGTGCAAATGAAGCTACTTTCTTTGTAAAACTTTCCTAATGGCTTTTATAATATCCCTGCGGCCTATTCCAACATAATTAGCGACCTCTTCATAGCTTCCGGTCGTGGCAAAACTGTGAAGTCCAACGCGCTCCATTGGCACTGGGTAATTTTCTACTAAAACCTCGGCAACAGCGGATCCAAGGCCACCATTAACACTGTGGTCTTCTACAGTGATAACAGCTTTGGTTTTCTTAGCACTCTCTATTATGGTTTGCGAATCAATAGGGTTTAGACTGTGAGAGTCTATTATCTCAATATCTATATTTATTTCCTTGGCAATCTCGAGAGCCAACCCAACGTGGGGACCACAAGCAACAACGGTTACCTCGCACCCTTCGCGCATAATGTTGGCTTTGCCGATTGTAAATGGTGTTTCTTCTGTTGTAAATACAGGTAATGGCTCTCTGTAGAGCCGTAAATAAGCTGGGCCGTTATGTTTTACCAGGGCTTCCACAGCTTTAATAGTCTGATTTGGGTCACTAGGCATGATAACTAACATGTTGGGCAAGGCTCTAAACATCGCAAAGTCCTCAAGAGCGTGGGCAGATGGACCATCCTGAGCGTTAGATATTCCTCCATGAGAGCCAACAATCTTAACATTTAGCTTATTGTGACAAACACTTTGGCGAACATGATCCATCGCTCGACCCAAAAAAGATCCAAAAGTTCCAGCAAAAGGCTTATATCCCCTCAGCGCAAATCCGGCGGCAACACCGATCATATCCTGCTCAGCAACGCCGGTATTGTAGTAACGGTCAGGGTATTTAGCACCAAACTCATCGAGTGTAAGGCTTCCACCCAAGTCGGCTGAGATGGCTACAATCTTTTTGTCACGACCTGCTAACTCAATTAATGCCTCACCAAAGGCCTGTCTAATCGCCACCTTCTCCCTTACTTTATAGTATTTCATATATTAAGATCTTTTAATGCTTGTTGGTACTGTTCGTCGGTTAGCTTGCCGTGATGCCATTTATAGTCCCCTTCCATGAAGGAAACTCCTTTACCCATAACTGTATTGGCAATAATAGCAAAAGGCCCGCGCGCTGCATATCCCTGCTTAAGCGCGCCTATAATTTGGTCAAAATCATGTCCATCTATCTCAACCACTTCCCAGCCAAACGCTTCATACTTCTCCTTTAGAGGATCCAGAGAGGGCATTACCTGCCTGGTTGGACCATTAATTTGGCTTTCGTTTTTATCTATGATGGTTATAATATTATCCAGCTTATGTTTAGTCGCAAACATTAAGGCTTCCCAGGTAGAGCCTTCCTCTTGTTCTCCATCTGAGGTCATCACAACTACTTGACTAGTCTTTTTGTCTAACTTTAGGGCTAAACCTAAACCCACTCCCACAGATAATCCTTGACCAAGGGAGCCAGCGGATATTTCTATACCAGGAAATGTTCCTCGCTTGGGGTGTCCATGCAGGTCAGAGCCAAATTTGCGCAGACCTTTTAGTTTAGATTTAGGATAATATCCAGCAAGCGTGAGAGCTGTATACATGACTGGTACCGCGTGACCAACTGAGAGCAAAAAATAGTCTCGCTCGGTCCACTCAGGTCGTTTGGGATCAAACTTAAGGACAGGTCTAAAGTACAAAGCGGTTAAGATATCTGCCATAGATAAAGATGAGCCCGGATGTCCAGATTGGGCTTCGTAAAGAAGTTTAATCGTCTCTATCCGAATTTCGCGCGCTTGATTTATTAGTTCTGCATTATTCATAATTTTTTTATTTAAGGACGGTCCTTAAATAAATTTATCCAAATCTGGCTAACTTACGAATGGCCTCTTCAGGATTTTCAGCCCCAAACACGTAACTAGTTGAGACGACACGCGTTGCCCCAGCTTCGGCTACGAGCTCGGCTGTATCGTGGTTTATTCCGCCATCTATTTCGATAGGTACTATGTCGTTAATTTCCCGTACTTCGTGTATTTTATTTAGAACCCGATGGTCAAACTCTTGGCCAGAAAATCCGGTCTCAATTGCCATTAAGAGCACCACATCAACAATGTCTATATACTCCTTAATGACCGAGACAGGTGTATCTATATCCAAAGCCAAGCCAACTTCAGCTGATTGCAAGGACACCGCATCAATAAAGCTCTCTGCATCTTGAATCCCTTCAATATGTCCGATTAACCTGTCAAACCCAGCTTCTATCCATATATCAACAATGTCTTGAGGCCGCTCAACCATCATGTGAAGCTCTTTTTTAGGTGGTGATTTGAGCTTACTGAAAGGCTCTGGATCGTCAAACGTGGTGTTATCAAAGAGGACCCCGTCAACAATATCTATATGAACAAAATCTACAAAGGGAGCTACAATGTTGTATTTGCGCTGTATCTTCGCAAAATCCTGCTCTAAAATTCCTGGTAATACGTCTAACATAGATTATTTAGGTAAACTATGAAACATCTGATTTTCATATTGTGCTATTTTAGCTAATCTTCTCTGGTGGCGTCCAGCTTCAAATTTAGTGTCAAGAAAAACTTTAATTATTTCTTTTGCCTGTTCATCATTTAGCCAATCACCAGAAACAGCTAAGATATTGGCGTTATTATGAGCTTTCAGATGTTGAGCTGATTCAATGTTATGTGCGCTACCAGCTCGAATTCCTTTAACCTTGTTGGCAGCCATAACAACTCCCGCGCCTGATCGACAGCTAAGTATACCAAAAGATTCTGAATCTTTAGCTACAGCTTTGGCTACGGCAAAAGCAAAATCTGGATAGTCGTCGCCGGGGTTAAGCTCATATGCTCCCAAATCCTCATATTCATATGTTTCATAGTTTATCTGCCCCCACTCCCTCATCCATCCTTTAATCTTTTCTTTTAACTCATAGCCTCCGTGATCAGCTCCTAGGTAAATCTTCATAAACTTAGCCTAACAGCAGTTGAGAGTGATGTCAATAGTATAAAAAAGTTTTAAAACCCGGTTTTAAAACTTTTTAGATGTGCATCTAGTTACCAGGTTGTGCAGACAGCCCCACCGCTACAAAGCATCCATGCCCAGGTTGGTCTAACTGGATCATAAAAAGCTTCTCCCGCACTAGGAAAACTTTCAGGTCCGGACGAATGAGAGAGAAGTTTAAATTGGGTCCCGTCCGACCTATACAGGTATCCAGACCAACCACTGGTAATTCCTCTTAGATCGGTAGGTAAAACGGTAATAAAATCAGGGACTAGCCCTGGTATATATGCGTTTGCACCGCTTGTAGCCCTGTTGCCACCATTATCGCTTACTCCCCACCAAGATCCTCCAGTTGAAGGATATTTATTGTAGGCGGTGTAATATGCCTCTACCGCAGAATACATAGCTCTCATGTCCATTTTTCTCTTTGCATCTCTGGCTCTTTTTTGAGCACTGGTGTATGTAGCTAGTCCGGCTGCAGCCAGTAAGCCAATTATGGATATAACTACCAACAGCTCAATAAGTGTAAAACCTTTTCGCACTTGCACAGTTTCAGCTTAGCAATTTTTTCTTGCCCTGTCAAGCACTCCACAAGGTCAGACCTTGTGGAGTTCGCTTGGGGGCTTAATTACTGGGGCGCTCAGTAGAGGTGTGGCCTCCAAACTGGCTCCGTAGTGCCTGGACTACTTTATAGGCTATTGATTCTTTGTCTCGACTCTGATAGCGGTTAAACACGGCATTTGCGATGTTTGGCACAGGTACCCCTAGCTCCATTGCCTCCTTCACTGTCCAGTCCCCTGTTCCCAGACTGCCTATTTCTGCTGGAGTATCTTTGAGATTTGGATTACTACTTAATGCTTTATTTAGCCAACCCACAAGGTTGCTTTGAATAA
Proteins encoded in this window:
- a CDS encoding ribose-5-phosphate isomerase; the protein is MKIYLGADHGGYELKEKIKGWMREWGQINYETYEYEDLGAYELNPGDDYPDFAFAVAKAVAKDSESFGILSCRSGAGVVMAANKVKGIRAGSAHNIESAQHLKAHNNANILAVSGDWLNDEQAKEIIKVFLDTKFEAGRHQRRLAKIAQYENQMFHSLPK
- a CDS encoding transaldolase, encoding MLDKRTLKTKIFIDGGDPGETRKAKEMLGGWLDGQTTNPSLIAKTLLAKSSGNITPQAAESAYRDTVQEMSSIIPQGSVSIQVFANAETSSTEMVQQAKERISWIPNASIKLPCTGAGLKAAEELCLLMPLNITLVFSQDQAAGVYEATKASAYPVFISPFVGRLYDKGEVGMDTVRNMVRLFETGDGHVQVLTASVRTVTQIKDAIAAGTDIITIPFDKAFKPWADLGFELPDPDFLADTAGLKPIAYDELVTLGKDWKEYDLKHELTDKGLTSFWEDWNSLFA
- a CDS encoding transketolase — encoded protein: MKYYKVREKVAIRQAFGEALIELAGRDKKIVAISADLGGSLTLDEFGAKYPDRYYNTGVAEQDMIGVAAGFALRGYKPFAGTFGSFLGRAMDHVRQSVCHNKLNVKIVGSHGGISNAQDGPSAHALEDFAMFRALPNMLVIMPSDPNQTIKAVEALVKHNGPAYLRLYREPLPVFTTEETPFTIGKANIMREGCEVTVVACGPHVGLALEIAKEINIDIEIIDSHSLNPIDSQTIIESAKKTKAVITVEDHSVNGGLGSAVAEVLVENYPVPMERVGLHSFATTGSYEEVANYVGIGRRDIIKAIRKVLQRK
- a CDS encoding transketolase produces the protein MNNAELINQAREIRIETIKLLYEAQSGHPGSSLSMADILTALYFRPVLKFDPKRPEWTERDYFLLSVGHAVPVMYTALTLAGYYPKSKLKGLRKFGSDLHGHPKRGTFPGIEISAGSLGQGLSVGVGLGLALKLDKKTSQVVVMTSDGEQEEGSTWEALMFATKHKLDNIITIIDKNESQINGPTRQVMPSLDPLKEKYEAFGWEVVEIDGHDFDQIIGALKQGYAARGPFAIIANTVMGKGVSFMEGDYKWHHGKLTDEQYQQALKDLNI